A window from Jannaschia sp. S6380 encodes these proteins:
- the metF gene encoding methylenetetrahydrofolate reductase [NAD(P)H], protein MPSPAISLEFFPPKSLQGSFRLWDCIQTLAPLAPDWVSVTYGAGGTTRELTRDAVAAIGREFGLRVAGHLTCVDASREETMQVAREFRRAGVEDIVALRGDPPEGEKNFTAHPDGFADSVELITALAGNGFNVRVGCYPDTHPEAGSAKADIDWLKRKIDAGASEAITQFFFDADTFLRFRDRCADAGIAAPIVPGLLPVENWEKASKFADACGAFIPNDLRAGFDVAARDDRADLFAIAQATELADRLVEEGCDHLHFYTLNRPELTRDVCTALGLAPRPALSRVA, encoded by the coding sequence ATGCCCAGCCCTGCCATCTCGCTCGAATTCTTTCCGCCGAAATCTCTGCAGGGCAGCTTTCGCCTGTGGGATTGCATCCAGACGCTGGCGCCGCTGGCCCCGGACTGGGTGTCCGTCACCTATGGCGCAGGCGGCACCACACGTGAACTGACGCGCGACGCGGTGGCGGCCATCGGGCGCGAGTTCGGGCTGCGCGTGGCCGGCCACCTGACCTGCGTCGATGCCAGCCGCGAGGAGACGATGCAGGTGGCGCGCGAGTTCCGCCGCGCCGGGGTGGAGGACATCGTGGCTCTGCGCGGCGACCCGCCCGAGGGGGAGAAGAACTTCACCGCGCATCCCGACGGTTTCGCCGATTCGGTCGAACTGATCACCGCGCTGGCGGGCAACGGCTTCAACGTGCGGGTTGGATGCTATCCCGATACCCACCCCGAGGCCGGCTCCGCAAAGGCCGATATCGACTGGCTCAAGCGCAAGATCGATGCCGGCGCGTCCGAGGCGATCACGCAGTTTTTCTTCGACGCCGACACCTTCCTGCGGTTTCGCGATCGTTGCGCGGATGCCGGGATCGCGGCCCCGATCGTACCGGGCCTTCTGCCGGTTGAGAACTGGGAAAAGGCGTCGAAATTCGCCGATGCCTGCGGGGCGTTCATTCCGAACGACCTGCGTGCCGGGTTCGACGTGGCCGCGCGCGACGACCGGGCCGACCTGTTCGCCATCGCGCAGGCGACCGAGCTGGCCGATCGCCTGGTCGAGGAAGGCTGCGATCACCTGCATTTCTACACGCTCAACCGTCCCGAACTGACGCGCGACGTCTGCACCGCGCTGGGCCTCGCCCCCCGCCCGGCGCTGAGCCGGGTGGCCTGA
- a CDS encoding PaaI family thioesterase, producing MFTEKPDDLPSREVVLSMSGLDFMQAMLEGTLPHPPIGRVLNYAVTGVEDGRVTFAGTPGFDHTNPLGTVHGGWYGTLLDSAMACAVMTKVPKGSVYTTLEYKVNVVRPLPIGTGIEAIGTVSHAGRSTGVAEGVIRGVADGRLYATGSTTCLIMAG from the coding sequence ATGTTTACCGAGAAACCCGACGACCTTCCGTCGCGCGAGGTCGTCCTTTCGATGTCCGGCCTGGACTTTATGCAGGCCATGCTCGAGGGGACACTGCCGCACCCGCCGATCGGGCGCGTCCTGAACTATGCCGTGACCGGGGTGGAGGACGGGCGCGTCACCTTCGCCGGGACGCCGGGTTTCGATCATACGAACCCCTTGGGCACCGTGCATGGCGGATGGTACGGGACGCTGCTCGACTCGGCGATGGCTTGCGCGGTGATGACGAAGGTGCCGAAGGGCAGCGTCTACACCACGCTCGAATACAAGGTGAACGTGGTCCGCCCCCTGCCCATCGGCACCGGGATCGAGGCCATCGGCACCGTCAGCCATGCCGGCCGCTCGACCGGTGTGGCCGAGGGAGTGATCCGCGGCGTGGCGGATGGCAGGCTTTACGCGACCGGGTCGACGACCTGCCTGATCATGGCGGGCTAG
- a CDS encoding PaaI family thioesterase, protein MRDRITESFARQGLMVTLGATLDHIGDGIVRVVADVRPETAQQHGVGHAGLTFALADSAAGYAALTILSEGAEVVTSEFRISLLAPARGRLLAEGRVVRPGRRLVAVAADVWGGDDRGGRVHVATALGTMVPVGAG, encoded by the coding sequence ATGCGGGACCGGATCACCGAGAGCTTCGCGCGCCAGGGCCTGATGGTCACGCTGGGGGCCACACTCGATCATATCGGCGATGGCATCGTGCGCGTGGTCGCCGACGTGCGTCCAGAAACCGCGCAGCAGCATGGCGTGGGCCATGCTGGCCTGACCTTCGCCCTGGCCGATTCCGCCGCGGGCTATGCCGCGCTCACGATCCTGTCCGAAGGGGCGGAGGTCGTGACGTCCGAATTCCGCATCTCGCTGCTGGCGCCCGCCCGCGGTCGACTGTTGGCCGAGGGGCGCGTGGTCCGGCCCGGGCGGCGCCTCGTCGCGGTCGCGGCCGATGTCTGGGGGGGAGACGACAGGGGCGGTCGCGTCCATGTGGCCACGGCCCTCGGCACGATGGTGCCCGTCGGCGCGGGATAG
- a CDS encoding DsbA family protein: MRPIAVLPTAALLALIALPAPAETFTEAEIKQLALDAILENPQIVMEAAAILQERDAARAQAEAQSTMTENRDLLERDANAPVVGNPDGDVTVVEFFDYNCPYCKRAGDEVGKLLAEDGQVRVVYREWPILGEGSVFAARAALAAREQDGYAEMHEALMGARGRLDESTVLEIAEEVGLDVARLRRDMDAPEVQAHIDTSMELAQSLGFTGTPSFVIGETLAPGLIDADQMQDIVKGVREGG; the protein is encoded by the coding sequence ATGCGCCCGATCGCCGTCCTACCCACTGCCGCGCTGCTGGCTCTGATCGCCCTGCCAGCACCCGCCGAGACGTTCACCGAGGCCGAGATCAAGCAGCTCGCCCTCGACGCCATCCTCGAGAACCCGCAGATCGTGATGGAGGCGGCCGCCATCCTGCAGGAGCGCGACGCCGCCCGGGCCCAAGCCGAGGCGCAGTCGACCATGACCGAGAACCGCGACCTGCTGGAGCGGGACGCGAACGCCCCCGTCGTGGGCAACCCGGACGGCGACGTGACCGTGGTCGAGTTCTTCGACTACAACTGCCCCTATTGCAAACGCGCGGGCGACGAGGTCGGCAAGCTGCTGGCTGAGGATGGGCAGGTGCGGGTCGTCTACCGCGAATGGCCGATCCTGGGCGAAGGGTCGGTCTTCGCCGCGCGCGCCGCGTTGGCCGCGCGCGAACAGGACGGATATGCCGAGATGCACGAGGCGCTGATGGGCGCCCGCGGCAGGCTGGATGAATCCACGGTGCTGGAGATCGCCGAGGAGGTCGGGCTCGACGTCGCGCGCCTGCGCCGCGACATGGACGCCCCCGAGGTGCAGGCCCATATCGACACGTCGATGGAACTGGCCCAGTCGCTGGGCTTCACCGGCACGCCCAGCTTCGTGATCGGCGAGACGCTGGCCCCCGGCCTGATCGACGCGGACCAGATGCAGGACATCGTGAAAGGCGTACGCGAAGGCGGCTGA